From Sphingobium sp. B2D3C:
TCGAGCAGATCACCGCGCGCCTCAAACTCCAGCACCTCTCCCAGCGTGACCTGCGTGCCCTCGATCTTGCTGGACAGGACGGCTTCCCGTGCTGTGAGTGGCGAGAGCAGGACATTGGGATTGGGCACGCCCGCCAGAACACCCTCATAGCGGGCAATGGCGGCATTGGCCGGACCGACCAGCGGCAACAGCCGGCCAAGGTCCAGATCGTGCGGGGGAAAACTGCCCTGATGGTAATGGACTGCCACGGGTACGGCCTCAGCCTTGATTTGATGATCGCCAAATCACCTCAAGCGGATTTGATGATCGCAAAAGCGGGTTTTGCCAACAACAAACTTGTTTGATGCTAGTGGACGATCATCAAATGGGAAAAGCTAGGCTCCGCTTTGAAACCTCCGACTGCTGCAAGATTGCGCAAGCTCAGGCGGTTGAAAAGGCGCGCGCGGCACTGCCCGAGCATCTATCGAACTCGCTAAGAGGCCGTGCGGTGTCTTCCGAATGAAAAGCGACAGGCATTAGTCGCTCTGACTCAAAAAGAGAACAAAATGTCGCGCGATGCTAGACGAATTTCTACAGCTTTTTATAATCGGAGTGGAGCGACGTAGTCTTCGGAGACCCTTGCCGGCTTGGCGCAGGCCGATCTCTCCGATTGTGGAAGCAGCGCCAAGCCGGCAAGGGTCTCCGAACGGCGCAAACGAACTGAAAAATCGCGAGACGCGATTTTTGCTTTAGGGTGGCGAGTGCGTTTTGCGATCTCGCCGGTCATCTTATACTTCATGGGGGGCTCCTAGATCATTTCCTGATGGCTCCTCTTATACATTTTTTTGGCTAAAAAGTCCATAATTTCCGTTATTTGAGCGGAAAATTCAGTGACGCCAGCCAATGCCTTCAGCAGATCAATTGCTACTACATTCAGAATGATCGCCGGGCGCTTTGACGGAGGTGTCTCGACTTCGCTCGACACGAACGGGGGCGGTTCAGGCGTGGGGGCTTTAGCCCCCTCACCCCACCGGCCGGCTCACCACCTGCAGTTCCTGATAGGCCCGTATCCCCAGCACGCCATGCTCGCGGCCGTAGCCGGAGTCCTTCATGCCGCCGAAGGGCACGTCTGACTCGTTGAGGCCGTGGCGGTTGATCCAGACGGTGCCGGCCATCAGCTGCCCGGCGACGGCGCGGGCGCGGGTTTCGTCCGTGCTCCAGACGGAGGCGCCGAGGCCGAAGCGGGTGGCGTTGGCGCGCTGCACGGCTTCATCTTCGCTGGCAAAGGTGAGGACAGGCATGACCGGGCCGAACTGCTCCTCGCAGACCAGGGGCACGCTCTCATCCAGCCCGGCGATGATGGTCGGCTCGATGAAATAGCCCCCCTCGCCGTGCGCGCCGCCCCGCGCCCCTCTGCTCGCGCTCCCGCCCGTCAACAGCTGCGCGCCGGGGCGGGCGACGGCGTCTTCCAGATAGGCCTTCACCTTCTCATATTGCGGCAGGTTCTGGATGGGCCCCATGTCCATGCCGGGCTCGCTGCCGGGGCCGACCTTGAGCGCGCGGACCTTCTCGACCAGCTTTTCCAGAAAGGCATCGCGCACGGGCTCGGCCACATAGACGCGCTTGATCGCCATGCAGATCTGCCCGCAATTGTAGAAGCCGCTGCGCGCGATGCCGGCGGCGGCCTTGTCCAGATCCGCATCGGCCAGCACCAGCGTCGCATCATTGCCGCCCAGCTCCAGCGTGATTCGCTTGAGCGTGGCGGCGGCGCTGGCCATCACCTTCTTGCCGGTGGCGACTGAGCCGGTGAAGCTGATCTTGTCGATCCCCTCATGCGCGGTCATCCAGGCGCCCAGATCATTGCCGCCGGCGAGGACGTTCATCACGCCGGCGGGCAGCACATCGGCCGCGAGCGCGCCCACCGCCAGCGTGGTGAGCGGCGTGTAGGGCGAGGGCTTCAGGATCAGCGTGTTGCCGGTGTAGAGCGCCTGCGCGACCTTGTGCATGGCGAGCGCGATGGGGAAGTTCCACGGCGCGATGGCGCCGACGACGCCGAGCGGATGGTAGCGCAGCTCCACCTTGCCGCGCGCATCATCGCGCAGCACCTCATCGCCGATCTCCAGCGCGGCGAGCTGCTTCATATGATGCGCGGCGACGGTCAGCTCCATGCGCGCCTGCTCGATGGGCTTGCCATGCTCGCGGGTGAGCAAGGGGGCGAGGCGATCGGCGGCGGCGGCGATGCTGTCGGCCAGGGTGTGGATGCGCGCGCGGCGATCCTCCGGCGTGCGCGCGGCCCAGGCCGGGAAGGCGGCGCGGGCGGCGGCGACGGCGGCATCGAGATCGGCCTGCGAGGCCTCCGGGCAGAGCGCGAAGGGGCGGCCGGTGGCGGGATCGATCACCGCGAAGCTGCGCCCCCCGTCCTCGAAAGCGCCCTGCACGAGCTTGCCGCCGATGAGGTGCGCATCCGCGCCCTCTACGCTCGCCGGCCGCTCCAGCACCGTTCCCTCGCCCATCCATCATCTCCTGACTCGTTTGCGCAGGAGCATGGATATTGTTGTTTGAATCTACAACCCCGAAATCGTGCCGCGCGAAACGCTCAGGGATTTTCGGCGAGGTAGCGCCCCAGCATGTCGTGCAGCTTCTGGGCGAAGGCGCGGTCCAGCATCATGGCGCCATCGCTGCGGGTCTCCGGCGCGGGGGCGCTCTCGATGCGGGGCACCTTGCCCAGCGCATCGACATCCTCCACCACCCCGCTCACGCGCTTGAGCTGCTGATCCAGCTGGCCGAGAAACGCCAGAAAATCATCGCTTTGCTTGCGGGTGAAGGGCATCTGCAGCACCTCGTTGAGGCGCAGCGCGAGGGCATAGGTCTGCTCGTGCACGGTCTTGCCATGATCGGTGAGCTGGAGCAGCACCGAGCGGCTGTCCGACGGATTGGCCTGCTTCTCGATGATGCCGCGCTCGACCAGCGAGGAGACGACGCGGCTGGCATAGCTCTTCTCCAGATGCGCATCCGCCGCGACCTGCTTGAACGAGACCGACCCGTAGCTCGCCGTGATGCCGATCACCCGGCATTCCGGCAGCGAGAGCCCCAGGTGCCGGCGATAATATTCCTCGGAAATCCCCTCGGAAAAGCGCGCCACCATGTGGAGGCGGAAGGTCATCAGGTTGCGGAAGCTCGGCTGATCCACCGATGCGCCGGCCTTCTTTCTGGCCACAGAACAGGTCCCCCTTGGTTTCGAACGGACCGGTATAAGGGATGCCGCCGCCCGCGCACAACAAAAAGGCCCGTGCGGCAAACACGGGCTTGACGCACTTTGTTGTCTATGACAACGATTTGGCAAAGACGACATGAGTCCGCGGGTGCGCCCACGGATTCCCGGCAGATGACCAAGGAGGGATGCGCCATGCTGTCTGCAGAACAGAATGAAAAGCTGGCCCGCGTCGGCCCCGGCACGCCGATGGGCGAACTGCTGCGCCGCTACTGGCACCCCATCGCCGGCGAAAGCGAGTTCGAGACGCGCGCCACCAAGCCGGTGCGGATCATGGGCGAGAATCTGGTGCTCTACAAGGACCTCTCCGGCCAGTTCGGCCTGATGGACCGCCACTGCCCCCACCGCCGCGCCGACATGGCCTGCGGCATGGTCGAGCCCGACGGGCTGCGCTGCAGCTATCATGGCTGGATGTTCGACGCGCAGGGCGCCTGCACCGAGCAGCCCTTCGAGGATACCGCCAATCCGCAGGGGCGCTACAAGGACAAGGTGCGGATCAAGGCCTATCCGGTCCGCGCCCATGCCGGGCTGCTGTGGGCCTATATGGGCCCCCTCCCCGCGCCCGAGCTGCCGGACTGGGAGCCCTTCTCGTGGAAGAACGGCTTCCGCCAGATCGTCATCTCCGAGCTGCCGTGCAACTGGCTGCAGGGGCAGGAAAACTCGATGGACCCGATCCACTTCGAGTGGATGCACGCCAATTGGAGCAAGCGCCTGCGCGGCGAAACCGGTCCTTATGGCCCCAAGCACCTCAAGATCGATTTCCGCGAATATGATTATGGCTACACCTATAATCGCATCCGCGAGGATACGGACGAGACCAACCCGCTGTGGACCATCGGCCGCGCGTGCCTGTGGCCCAATGCGATGTTCACCGGCGACCATTTCGAATATCGCGTGCCCATCGACGATGAGACGATGATGAGCGTCGGCTGGTTCTTCACCCGCGTGCCGCGCGATGCCGAGCCCTATGTGCAGCAATCCATCCCGGTCTGGTTTGGCCCGATCAAGGACGAGCGCGGCGAGTGGATCACCAGCCATGTGATGAACCAGGATTTCGTCGCCTGGATCGGCCAGGGCACCATCTCGGACCGGACGCAGGAAAATCTCGGCCTCAGCGACAAGGGCATCGGCATGATGCGCCGCCAGTTCCTGCGCGATATGGAGAAGATCGGCCGCGGCGAAGACCCCAAGGCGATCATCCGCGACCCCGCGATCAACAAGGCGATCCCCCTGCCGACCATCCACCGCGACGCCGTGATGGAAGGCATGACCGCCGAGGAAATCGAAGCCGGCGGCGCGCTGCACCTCAAGCGCTTCATCTTCCAATATGGCCAGCCCGCGCATGTGCTGAAGCTGCAGCAGGAGGCGATGCGCATCAGCCAGGACAATAAGGGCTATGTCGACGCCTGAGGGCGGCGGACGACGCGCGCGCGATCAGCCGACCTCTCTCGGCAACAGACTGGCCCGGCTGGCGTGATCTGGCCGGGCTTTTTGTTTGGGGGATGCCGCATGGCTGCGAGGTCCGCCCGCTGCGCCCTGGGCTCCTGCCTGCGCAGGAACACAGAGAGAGATTTGGCGAGCGTGAAGCTTGGCTCTCATCCTCCGTGCTCCTGCGCAGGCAGGAGCCCAGGGCGGCGATAAGCGGAGCAAGCGGAGCGCTCCGTCCGCGCGATCTCCGAACCGCGCCCTCCCCGTCCGGCCACGTCCGCGCCCCTGGCGCTCGTTGAACGGCTGATCTCAAAACGCGGTGGTCCGCTGCGATGAAATGCGCAGGCATCACGCATTGTTAACCCGATCTCGGACAGGAGAGCTTTAAGATCGGATGAATCATGAATTTGCTGGACATCGACACGCTGCAGCTCTGCAGCCTCGTGAATACGAGCGCCTTCGGCATCGTATTTCTGCTGCTTTGGCGTGGTCGAAAAGCGGATGATTATCTGCTGTTCTGGTCGGCAAGCGCGCTCCTCTACGGCGGTGTGATGATCGGCTTCGCCCTGTGGGGTGAGCACGGCATGGGCGCTGCGACGGTGCTGTTGATGATGCTCGCGTTCAGCAATACGGTCTCCGTCATGGGTGTTCGCCGGTTCGGGGGCCAGCCCGTGCTCGCGCCGTGGATGGCGCTGCCGGCGCTGGTCATCGGCGTTGCCCATCTTGGGCCGCTGTTGCTGATGGCCCAAGGCTGGCTCCCGGCAGAGTCCCAAATCCCACGGATCGCCGATGTCCTTGGCCTGACCGCAGCCATGGCCATCAATGGGACAGCCATGATCTCGGGGCCATTGCGCGGGCAGCGGATCGCAGGCGCAGGCCTGCTCGCCTACATCCCCATATTCCTGATTTCGCTGGTGGACGATCTGGGCGTGCTCTCGGGCGACCACTCGCTGGGCAGCCTGCCGCTGCTCGCAGATCAGGCGTTGCTCGGCATCATCAATCTTGGTTTGCTGGTGCTGCCAATCGATCAGGCGCAGGACGCGCTGCGCGCCGCAGCGCTTCGCGATCCGCTGACCGGCGTGTGGAACAGGGCGGGCCTGGAGGTGCAGAAGCGACGCCTGCTCGCGCCTGGCGCGGCCGTCGTCGCGATCGATGTCGATCATTTCAAGGCCGTCAACGATCTGCACGGGCATGAGGCAGGCGACGCCGTCTTGCGCGGTATCGCTCAGGAGGCTGGCCGGATCGCACAGGCACAAGACGGCGCTCTCGCACGCATTGGTGGCGACGAATTCATCCTGCTGCTGCCGGCGAGTTGCGAAGGGCAACGCCTGATCGTCGAGGCGCTGATGAACCGATGCCGCGCCGCTGGCGCCGCACCGGGATCATGGAGTGTCAGCATCGGCTTCTCGCAGGTGACGGCGGCGGAAACAGGCTTCGAGCCTGCCGTCGTCCGGGCCGACAAGGCGCTGTATCACGCCAAGGCGGAGGGGCGGGA
This genomic window contains:
- a CDS encoding MarR family winged helix-turn-helix transcriptional regulator, giving the protein MARKKAGASVDQPSFRNLMTFRLHMVARFSEGISEEYYRRHLGLSLPECRVIGITASYGSVSFKQVAADAHLEKSYASRVVSSLVERGIIEKQANPSDSRSVLLQLTDHGKTVHEQTYALALRLNEVLQMPFTRKQSDDFLAFLGQLDQQLKRVSGVVEDVDALGKVPRIESAPAPETRSDGAMMLDRAFAQKLHDMLGRYLAENP
- a CDS encoding sensor domain-containing diguanylate cyclase, whose translation is MNLLDIDTLQLCSLVNTSAFGIVFLLLWRGRKADDYLLFWSASALLYGGVMIGFALWGEHGMGAATVLLMMLAFSNTVSVMGVRRFGGQPVLAPWMALPALVIGVAHLGPLLLMAQGWLPAESQIPRIADVLGLTAAMAINGTAMISGPLRGQRIAGAGLLAYIPIFLISLVDDLGVLSGDHSLGSLPLLADQALLGIINLGLLVLPIDQAQDALRAAALRDPLTGVWNRAGLEVQKRRLLAPGAAVVAIDVDHFKAVNDLHGHEAGDAVLRGIAQEAGRIAQAQDGALARIGGDEFILLLPASCEGQRLIVEALMNRCRAAGAAPGSWSVSIGFSQVTAAETGFEPAVVRADKALYHAKAEGRDRVAGLAA
- a CDS encoding aromatic ring-hydroxylating dioxygenase subunit alpha, which translates into the protein MLSAEQNEKLARVGPGTPMGELLRRYWHPIAGESEFETRATKPVRIMGENLVLYKDLSGQFGLMDRHCPHRRADMACGMVEPDGLRCSYHGWMFDAQGACTEQPFEDTANPQGRYKDKVRIKAYPVRAHAGLLWAYMGPLPAPELPDWEPFSWKNGFRQIVISELPCNWLQGQENSMDPIHFEWMHANWSKRLRGETGPYGPKHLKIDFREYDYGYTYNRIREDTDETNPLWTIGRACLWPNAMFTGDHFEYRVPIDDETMMSVGWFFTRVPRDAEPYVQQSIPVWFGPIKDERGEWITSHVMNQDFVAWIGQGTISDRTQENLGLSDKGIGMMRRQFLRDMEKIGRGEDPKAIIRDPAINKAIPLPTIHRDAVMEGMTAEEIEAGGALHLKRFIFQYGQPAHVLKLQQEAMRISQDNKGYVDA
- a CDS encoding aldehyde dehydrogenase family protein, with protein sequence MGEGTVLERPASVEGADAHLIGGKLVQGAFEDGGRSFAVIDPATGRPFALCPEASQADLDAAVAAARAAFPAWAARTPEDRRARIHTLADSIAAAADRLAPLLTREHGKPIEQARMELTVAAHHMKQLAALEIGDEVLRDDARGKVELRYHPLGVVGAIAPWNFPIALAMHKVAQALYTGNTLILKPSPYTPLTTLAVGALAADVLPAGVMNVLAGGNDLGAWMTAHEGIDKISFTGSVATGKKVMASAAATLKRITLELGGNDATLVLADADLDKAAAGIARSGFYNCGQICMAIKRVYVAEPVRDAFLEKLVEKVRALKVGPGSEPGMDMGPIQNLPQYEKVKAYLEDAVARPGAQLLTGGSASRGARGGAHGEGGYFIEPTIIAGLDESVPLVCEEQFGPVMPVLTFASEDEAVQRANATRFGLGASVWSTDETRARAVAGQLMAGTVWINRHGLNESDVPFGGMKDSGYGREHGVLGIRAYQELQVVSRPVG